The following are from one region of the Sandaracinus amylolyticus genome:
- a CDS encoding trypsin-like peptidase domain-containing protein — protein sequence MSRPTNAATALTAVLALASLGLAGTTFYLHQQQSEELARLRAEAAQRPPTLPGTPTPPPVRAPLPAAADVSSASMADVVERVLPAVVNIATTRGGVRGGSPYGPTGGHGADSLGSGVIVDAGGLVVTNHHVVASGGTILVTLSDGHEYPATIVGADPQTDMALLRLQGVEGPLTPIPYGDSSQLRQGDVVLAIGNPFGVGQTVTMGIVSATGRADMGIAEYEDFVQTDAAINPGNSGGALISMRGELVGINTAILSRTGGSHGIGFSIPSNMLRPIVESLLRHGKVVRGWLGVTIQDITPDLASAMGLDAPRGVIVTGIEPGSPAEQAGVARGDRIERLDAERLLSSAQLRNLVATRGAGARIQLAIARGGDRRTLEVALGERPPVALQAPVAPTVPPQARTPDPRGLPFGLPPGLVPGVPGLNDPSMGAQPSVPRDLRGADVGGLQVVDLDTRVRAMLGIPADVRAGAVVVALRPGSSGEQAGLQPGDVVVEVNRTPVSGVAQLQHEYARAGGNAVLLVRRGAASLYVLMR from the coding sequence ATGAGCCGCCCCACGAACGCCGCCACCGCCCTCACGGCCGTGCTCGCGCTCGCCTCGCTCGGCCTCGCGGGCACCACCTTCTACCTCCACCAGCAGCAGTCCGAAGAGCTCGCGCGGTTGCGCGCCGAAGCTGCGCAGCGACCGCCGACGCTCCCCGGAACGCCCACACCGCCGCCGGTGCGCGCCCCGCTCCCAGCGGCCGCCGACGTGTCGAGCGCGTCGATGGCCGACGTCGTCGAGCGGGTCCTTCCGGCAGTCGTGAACATCGCCACGACCCGCGGCGGCGTGCGCGGCGGGAGCCCCTACGGGCCGACGGGTGGCCACGGGGCCGACTCGCTCGGCTCGGGCGTGATCGTCGACGCCGGCGGGCTGGTGGTCACGAACCACCACGTCGTCGCCAGCGGCGGCACGATCCTCGTGACGCTCTCCGACGGCCACGAGTATCCGGCGACGATCGTCGGCGCCGACCCCCAGACCGACATGGCGCTGCTGCGCCTGCAGGGCGTCGAGGGACCGCTCACCCCGATCCCCTACGGCGACTCGAGCCAGCTCCGGCAGGGCGACGTCGTGCTGGCGATCGGCAACCCGTTCGGCGTCGGGCAGACGGTCACGATGGGGATCGTGTCGGCGACCGGCCGCGCCGACATGGGCATCGCGGAGTACGAGGACTTCGTGCAGACCGACGCCGCGATCAACCCGGGCAACTCGGGCGGCGCGCTGATCTCGATGCGCGGCGAGCTCGTCGGCATCAACACCGCGATCCTCAGCCGCACCGGGGGCAGTCACGGCATCGGCTTCTCGATCCCGTCGAACATGCTGCGCCCGATCGTCGAGAGCCTGCTGCGCCACGGGAAGGTCGTGCGCGGATGGCTCGGGGTGACGATCCAGGACATCACGCCCGACCTCGCGAGCGCGATGGGCCTCGATGCGCCGCGCGGCGTGATCGTGACCGGCATCGAGCCGGGGAGCCCCGCGGAGCAGGCGGGCGTGGCGCGCGGGGATCGCATCGAGCGGCTCGACGCGGAGCGGCTCCTGTCGTCGGCGCAGCTGCGCAACCTCGTGGCGACGCGGGGTGCGGGCGCGCGGATCCAGCTGGCGATCGCGCGCGGCGGGGACCGGCGCACGCTCGAGGTCGCGCTCGGAGAGCGACCGCCGGTCGCGCTGCAGGCGCCGGTCGCGCCCACCGTGCCGCCGCAGGCGCGCACGCCCGATCCGCGCGGGCTTCCGTTCGGATTGCCGCCGGGGCTCGTCCCGGGCGTGCCCGGCCTGAACGACCCGAGCATGGGTGCGCAGCCCAGCGTCCCCCGTGATCTGCGGGGCGCGGACGTCGGCGGTCTGCAGGTCGTCGATCTCGATACCCGGGTGCGCGCGATGCTGGGCATTCCGGCCGACGTGCGCGCGGGCGCGGTCGTCGTCGCGCTGCGTCCGGGATCGTCGGGCGAGCAGGCGGGCCTGCAGCCCGGCGACGTCGTGGTCGAGGTGAACCGCACGCCCGTGAGCGGCGTGGCGCAGCTCCAGCACGAGTACGCACGGGCAGGCGGCAACGCGGTGCTCCTGGTGCGGCGAGGCGCGGCGAGCCTCTACGTGCTGATGCGCTGA
- the topA gene encoding type I DNA topoisomerase, translating to MTKSLVIVESPAKARTIAGFLGDGYVVESSIGHIRDLPKSADDVPPALKKVPWAKLGVDVENDFKPLYVVDADKKQHIQRLKQLLKDADELYLATDEDREGESIAWHLYEVLQPKVPVRRMVFHEITRKAIQQALSSPREIDRRLVEAQEARRILDRLFGYEVSPVLWKKILPKLSAGRVQSVATRVLVERERERMRFVTAKYWDLDALIGKKDGSTFDAGLVSVGGARVASGKDFNENGKLTKSDVVLLDEAQAKTLADGLRGQPMTVRSVERKPYKRSPSAPFMTSTLQQEAGRKLRFSTSRTMKAAQRLYENGYITYMRTDSTTLSEAALTAARRLIEEMYGREYVPSAPRTYANKVKNAQEAHEAIRPAGDTWKTPEDVSREVGPDEAKVYELVWKRTVASQMQDVRGESIVVKIAGKARDGRDVEFSVSGNTIQFAGFYRAYVEGSDDPEAELESREKHLPELVEGESLVARELKANGHETQPPARYTEASLVRRLEELGVGRPSTYASTLSTIQDRGYVFKKGTALYPSWTAFAVVSLLEKHFPELVDYAFTARMEDDLDEIANGAQNAVPWLRRFYFGEAANEGPNGAGGDNGLKTMVSENLGEIDARAVNSIPIGVDPNGVEIVARVGRYGPYLQRGEDTVSIPEELAPDELTVEKSLALLTAPSGDREVGKDPETGLSVFVKAGRFGTYVQLGEATKDGEKPKTASLFSSMKADTLTLEQALKLLSLPRTVGNDPADGVAITAQNGRYGPYVQKGTESRSLESEDQIFTVTTEQALALLAQPKTRGPRRAAATGPLKELGVDPVSQKPIVLREGRFGPYVSDGDTVASLRKGDTIDGITPERAQELLAERRERGPSTKSKRGRGGAKAKAAASEKPAAEKKAPAKKAAKKASTKKAAAKKASAKKGDDGDGAEAEESRPAKKRSPDVTAEP from the coding sequence GTGACCAAGTCCCTCGTCATCGTCGAGTCCCCCGCCAAGGCCCGCACCATCGCGGGCTTCCTCGGCGACGGGTACGTCGTGGAGAGCTCGATCGGGCACATCCGCGACCTGCCGAAGAGCGCGGACGACGTCCCGCCGGCCCTCAAGAAGGTGCCGTGGGCGAAGCTGGGCGTGGACGTCGAGAACGACTTCAAGCCGCTCTACGTCGTCGACGCCGACAAGAAGCAGCACATCCAGCGGCTCAAGCAGCTCCTCAAGGACGCCGACGAGCTCTACCTCGCAACCGACGAAGATCGCGAGGGAGAGAGCATCGCGTGGCACCTCTACGAGGTGCTGCAGCCGAAGGTCCCGGTGCGGCGCATGGTCTTCCACGAGATCACGCGGAAGGCGATCCAGCAGGCGCTCTCGTCGCCGCGCGAGATCGACCGCCGTCTCGTCGAGGCGCAGGAGGCGCGGCGCATCCTCGACCGGCTCTTCGGGTACGAGGTCTCGCCGGTCCTCTGGAAGAAGATCCTGCCGAAGCTGTCGGCGGGCCGCGTGCAGAGCGTGGCGACGCGCGTGCTGGTGGAGCGCGAGCGCGAGCGCATGCGCTTCGTGACCGCGAAGTACTGGGACCTCGACGCGCTGATCGGGAAGAAGGACGGCTCGACGTTCGACGCGGGCCTGGTGTCGGTCGGCGGCGCGCGCGTCGCGAGCGGCAAGGACTTCAACGAGAACGGCAAGCTCACCAAGAGCGACGTCGTGCTGCTCGACGAGGCGCAGGCGAAGACGCTCGCCGATGGCCTCCGCGGCCAGCCGATGACGGTGCGCTCGGTGGAGCGCAAGCCGTACAAGCGCTCGCCCTCGGCGCCGTTCATGACGTCGACGCTGCAGCAGGAGGCGGGGCGCAAGCTGCGCTTCAGCACGTCGCGCACGATGAAGGCGGCGCAGCGCCTCTACGAGAACGGCTACATCACCTATATGCGTACCGACAGCACGACGCTGTCGGAGGCGGCGCTCACCGCGGCGCGGCGGCTCATCGAGGAGATGTACGGCCGCGAGTACGTGCCGAGCGCGCCCCGCACCTACGCGAACAAGGTGAAGAACGCGCAGGAGGCTCACGAGGCGATCCGTCCCGCGGGCGACACCTGGAAGACGCCCGAGGACGTCTCGCGCGAGGTCGGGCCCGACGAGGCGAAGGTCTACGAGCTCGTCTGGAAGCGCACCGTCGCGTCGCAGATGCAGGACGTGCGCGGCGAGAGCATCGTCGTGAAGATCGCGGGCAAGGCGCGCGACGGGCGCGACGTCGAATTCTCGGTCTCGGGCAACACGATCCAGTTCGCGGGCTTCTATCGCGCGTACGTCGAGGGCTCGGACGATCCCGAGGCGGAGCTCGAGAGCCGCGAGAAGCACCTGCCCGAGCTGGTCGAGGGCGAGTCGCTCGTCGCGCGCGAGCTGAAGGCGAACGGGCACGAGACCCAGCCGCCGGCGCGCTACACGGAAGCGTCGCTGGTGCGCCGGCTCGAGGAGCTGGGCGTGGGACGCCCGTCGACCTACGCGTCGACGCTCTCGACGATCCAGGACCGCGGCTACGTGTTCAAGAAGGGCACCGCGCTCTATCCCTCGTGGACGGCGTTCGCGGTGGTCTCGCTGCTCGAGAAGCACTTCCCCGAGCTCGTCGACTACGCGTTCACCGCGCGCATGGAGGACGATCTCGACGAGATCGCGAACGGCGCGCAGAACGCGGTGCCGTGGCTGCGTCGCTTCTACTTCGGTGAGGCGGCGAACGAAGGGCCGAACGGCGCGGGCGGCGACAACGGGCTCAAGACGATGGTCTCCGAGAACCTCGGAGAGATCGACGCCCGCGCGGTGAACTCGATCCCGATCGGGGTCGATCCGAACGGCGTCGAGATCGTCGCGCGCGTCGGGCGCTACGGCCCGTACCTGCAGCGCGGCGAGGACACGGTGTCGATCCCCGAGGAGCTCGCGCCCGACGAGCTCACGGTGGAGAAGTCGCTCGCGCTGCTCACGGCCCCGAGCGGCGATCGCGAGGTCGGCAAGGATCCCGAGACGGGCCTGTCGGTGTTCGTGAAGGCCGGGCGCTTCGGCACGTACGTGCAGCTCGGCGAGGCGACGAAGGACGGCGAGAAGCCGAAGACGGCGTCGCTCTTCTCGAGCATGAAGGCGGACACGCTGACGCTCGAGCAGGCGCTCAAGCTGCTCTCGCTGCCCCGCACGGTGGGCAACGATCCCGCCGACGGCGTGGCGATCACCGCGCAGAACGGGCGCTACGGGCCGTACGTGCAGAAGGGCACGGAGAGCCGGAGCCTCGAGAGCGAAGATCAGATCTTCACGGTCACGACCGAGCAGGCGCTGGCCCTGCTCGCGCAGCCGAAGACGCGCGGCCCGCGTCGCGCGGCGGCGACCGGGCCGCTCAAGGAGCTCGGCGTCGATCCGGTGAGCCAGAAGCCGATCGTGCTGCGCGAGGGCCGCTTCGGTCCGTACGTGAGCGATGGCGACACCGTCGCGTCGCTGCGCAAGGGCGACACCATCGACGGCATCACGCCGGAGCGCGCGCAGGAGCTGCTCGCGGAGCGTCGCGAGCGCGGCCCGAGCACGAAGAGCAAGCGCGGCCGTGGCGGCGCGAAGGCGAAGGCGGCGGCGAGCGAGAAGCCCGCGGCCGAGAAGAAGGCGCCCGCCAAGAAGGCCGCGAAGAAGGCGAGCACCAAGAAGGCCGCCGCCAAGAAGGCCAGCGCGAAGAAGGGCGACGACGGCGACGGAGCGGAGGCGGAGGAGAGCCGCCCCGCGAAGAAGCGCTCGCCCGACGTCACCGCCGAGCCCTGA
- a CDS encoding SDR family oxidoreductase: protein MGAVLIAGCGYVGSALATRLVARGEKVLALRRSTRELPEGVVPIAADLRDRAALRLPRDVDRLVYAVGPDGGGDDAYRGAYVTGLENVRDALREAGADVRRAVLTTSTAVYAQDDGGWVDESSDTSATGTARWLLEGERVVREGFAEGVTLRLAGIYGPGRDRMVRMVAEGTARLPRAPRWTNRIHRDDAASAIERLLEIDAVEPAYVGVDDEPTDLADVYRWVAAELGMPEPPFEESAGERGRGTQKRCRNARLRATGWAPLYPTFREGYRDAIAARR from the coding sequence GTGGGCGCGGTCCTGATCGCCGGGTGCGGCTACGTCGGGAGCGCGCTCGCGACCCGGCTGGTGGCGCGCGGCGAGAAGGTGCTCGCGCTCCGTCGCAGCACTCGCGAGCTGCCCGAGGGCGTGGTGCCGATCGCGGCGGATCTGCGGGATCGCGCGGCGCTGCGGCTGCCGCGCGACGTCGATCGGCTGGTGTACGCCGTGGGGCCCGACGGTGGCGGCGACGATGCGTACCGCGGCGCGTACGTGACCGGGCTCGAGAACGTGCGGGACGCGCTGCGCGAGGCCGGCGCCGACGTGCGACGCGCGGTGCTGACGACGAGCACGGCGGTCTACGCGCAGGACGACGGCGGCTGGGTCGACGAGTCGTCGGACACGAGCGCGACCGGCACCGCGCGCTGGCTGCTCGAGGGCGAGCGCGTCGTGCGCGAGGGGTTCGCCGAAGGGGTCACGCTGCGCCTGGCCGGCATCTACGGGCCGGGACGCGATCGGATGGTGCGGATGGTCGCCGAGGGCACGGCGAGGCTCCCTCGGGCGCCCCGATGGACGAACCGCATCCACCGCGACGACGCAGCGAGCGCGATCGAGCGGCTGCTCGAGATCGACGCGGTCGAGCCGGCCTACGTGGGCGTCGACGACGAGCCGACGGATCTCGCCGACGTGTACCGCTGGGTCGCGGCCGAGCTCGGCATGCCCGAGCCGCCCTTCGAGGAGAGCGCGGGCGAGCGGGGGCGCGGCACCCAGAAGCGCTGTCGGAACGCGCGGTTGCGCGCGACCGGTTGGGCGCCGCTGTACCCGACGTTCCGCGAGGGATACCGCGACGCGATCGCGGCCCGGCGCTGA
- a CDS encoding N-formylglutamate amidohydrolase translates to MHAIEIDEAWEVVRAGSGAGVLVTCEHASQRLPEPWRWSARDEARLVGTHWAYDLGAAELAREYAAAIGGVAVLSRFSRLLADPNRPEGSPTLFRDVADGERVELNASIDPAEREIRLDAYYRPFHAAVDREVAASHAPILLAMHTFTPLYEGTPRALEIGVLFDEEEALAAELIDTFAAAGLKVAPNEPYSGRAGLIHVVDRHARTHGRRAIELEVRQDLAVDPAFRARFVSLLASRLR, encoded by the coding sequence ATGCACGCGATCGAGATCGACGAGGCGTGGGAAGTCGTGCGCGCGGGCAGCGGTGCGGGCGTGCTGGTCACCTGCGAGCACGCGTCGCAGCGACTGCCCGAGCCGTGGCGCTGGAGCGCGCGCGACGAGGCGCGGCTGGTGGGGACGCACTGGGCGTACGACCTCGGCGCGGCGGAGCTGGCGCGCGAGTATGCGGCGGCGATCGGTGGGGTCGCGGTGCTCTCGCGGTTCTCGCGGTTGCTCGCAGATCCGAATCGGCCCGAGGGCTCGCCGACGCTCTTCCGCGACGTCGCGGATGGAGAGCGGGTGGAGCTCAACGCGTCGATCGATCCCGCCGAGCGCGAGATCCGTCTCGACGCGTACTACCGGCCCTTCCACGCCGCGGTGGATCGCGAGGTCGCGGCGTCGCACGCGCCGATCCTGCTCGCGATGCACACGTTCACGCCGCTCTACGAAGGCACGCCGCGCGCGCTCGAGATCGGCGTGCTCTTCGACGAGGAAGAAGCGCTCGCGGCGGAGCTGATCGACACGTTCGCGGCGGCCGGGCTGAAGGTCGCGCCGAACGAGCCGTACTCGGGGCGCGCGGGGCTGATCCACGTGGTGGATCGACATGCGCGCACGCACGGACGGCGCGCGATCGAGCTCGAGGTGCGGCAGGATCTCGCGGTGGATCCGGCGTTCCGCGCGCGCTTCGTGTCGCTGCTCGCGTCGCGGCTTCGATGA